Below is a window of Fibrobacter sp. UWB11 DNA.
GCTTCCGTCTTTGACAATGAACTGTAAAGTGTCTGCAAAGTCCAGTGAATCTTGCATTGTTGTAGAAACGATAGTCGGAGCGATAGAATCAACAAGTTTTAGATCTTTTGCAATTGTGACAAATCCTTCGTTTATCTTGACTTCTTTTTCGATAGTTCCAAAATCAGAATAATCAGAACGTAGAGTCAACTGGTATGTTCCTGCAGAAACGATGCCTAACGAAATTTCGTTATTTGTTGATGTAAGCCTGAAGTCGAAATCAAAATGCTTGTTGGAATCGTCTTTGTCTTGCAACAATAAATGCATGGGGACGGATATTGCCTGCCCGATATCTACCGTTGCTTGCAAAGAACCTTCGCCGGGGAATCCTTTGGTGTAAAAGGAACTTTCAATCTTTTGCGATGAAGCAAAATTGTATTCGTTGAAGGCTTGAACCGACCAGTTGTATTTCTTGAATTGATTTAACTTGTTGTGAAATGTAAAATTGGGCTCGTATAGAATAGTATCGATTTTTTCGAACTTAGAATCCGTGTTTGCAAAGTCTTGTTCGCTTAATGTAAAGCGGTAGTGATGGTTGAGCTTTATTCCTTCTGTTTTTGCACTCCAAGTAAAGTAAATCGCTTCGAACGGATCTATGGCTTGTGTACCGTTGGCAGGCGTGAATACGCTATCGTTCAAAATGGGATTGTCTGCGACCCATACATCAAGTGAATCGTAGTGCATGTCACCAAAGTGGTCTTTTAGAACAAACGTGAATTTGTGATGACCTGGTTCGGTGAGCTGTTTCTTGAAATTATATTCCGAAGAACAGTAATTACCGTCCATGAGCCAATGGTAATCTTGAACTTTGATGATTTTGTTTGGACTGATTGTCGTGATGAAATAGACAGTGTCATTGACCTGGAACGTATCAGCCTTGACACCCGATGTTACTTCCGTTATGTTTTTTGCAAGGGATGCGTCTATCTTTATATCGATAGCTTCGGCTTCATCAAAAATGTGGTCATCAGAATTAAAGCAAGACTGGAGTAAACTTGCAAATGTGGCAAATGCAAAAATTCTAAAAATTTTCATTTTGCCTCCAATGTATCGATAACATAGAACTTCTTAAGCGCCAGTGAGTCTGCATCGCCATATAGGTCACGAACGATAATGCGGAAACTGTGTTCGCCAGCCTTGAATCCAGACTGCTTGACTTGCGAAAGTGTACCGACATCGTATTGCGTTCCGTCAATTTCGAGAATATGGAACAGCGTGTCGTTGTTTGCTAAATCCATATCGCCACTATACCATTCAAACAAGAACGCGGAGTTGACGGATCCGTAAAGTGTATCACCGTTGGCGGGAATTGTAGTCTTTGCAATTTCAGGTGGAGTATTTATTACAATTGTGAATTCGTAAGTTTTTTTGTTTCCTTCTTTATCGGAGACTGTAAGCTTGTTGGGTAGGCCTTCGCCGGATCTGTTCGGGTAGAACGAGTAGGTTCTTCCGCTCATGAGCAGGCTGTCTTTGTTGTTGCTCGAATAGAACCAATTAAATGAAATATCGTCTTGGATTTTTTCTGGGGTTGCTTTTGCTGTGATTGCCGCGGAATCGGATGGGTGTACCTTAAGCACCGTCGAGAAAGAATCGTTGTTCTGCTTGACCATGATGCTAATCGATTCAACAATTTGCGGTTCACTAGGGGCGTTGGGTGCATCAAGACATCCGGCAAGAAAAGCACCGAACAATGTGAAAAACACTAAAATGGGTAATATGGAACGATAGGACAAATTCATTTGGTTTAAATCTAACTATATTCGTGGACATGAGTGAGCAAAATTTTGAATATAAAAACGCAATGGCGCGTTTAGAAGAAATTCTCTCGAAAATCGACAATTCCGAGATGGAAATTGATGAACTTGCTCTGGAGGTTCAAGAGGCTACGCAGCTTTTACGCAAGTGTCGTCAAATTTTGATTGCGACCGAAAAGAACGTTCAGGATGCTCTTGCCGAGTTGGACTCTTGATGAATATCGAAAAATTTGATAGTAATGTCCCTGCCATCGAGGTAAACGGGCTTACGGTACGGTTCCCGATTCGTGGTGGTGTTTTTAGCAAAGTCAAGGACTATTTTACCGCAGTTGACAATGTGTCTTTTATGCTTCCGCAGGGGAAAATTCTTTCTATTGTGGGGGAATCGGGCTGTGGAAAATCGACTCTCGTAAAATCTTTAGTAGGGTTGGTGCCCGTTGCTAAGGGTAGTGTTAATTTGTTCGGACTGCCGGTGAATGGCGGAAAAGTGGGCTCGGCTAAGGATGCTGTCCGAGTTTCGGACTTGGTGCAGATGATTTTTCAGGATCCGTTCAGTAGCTTGAACCCGCGTCAGACGGTAACGGAAATTTTGACCGCTCCCGTTATTGCTCGAGGAGTCTCGTTCGATGAAGCCTGCAAGCGTGCTCGGGAACTTTTGGAACGTGTTTCGCTCCCGGCTGGTGCAATGGACAAGTTCCCGCATGAGTTTTCGGGCGGCCAGCGCCAGCGCCTTTGCATTGCGCGTAGCTTGATGGTGCGCCCGAAGGTGTTGCTCTGTGACGAAGTGACGAGCGCATTGGACGTGTCCGTGCAGGCTCAAATTTTGCATTTGCTCGACGATTTGCGTAATGAACTAGGACTCTCCATCCTATTTATCAGTCACGATATGCAAGTGGTTCGCGCTTTGAGCGACGAAGTCTTGGTGATGTATTTTGGCCACGCCGTAGAACACGGCCCCGCCGATGAAGTCCTCACGAACCCGCAAAACGATTACACGAAAAAATTGCTAGCCAGCGTACCCACGATACATAGAGGGTAAGTCTGGAAAAATGGAAAATACAATGAAAACAAATAAAATAAGCGAATTCTTAATTCGAATAACTCTTGCTGTCTTTGTGGGGGTTACTCTGGGTATATGTGATCAAGGCAATGGAAAATTGTCGAATCTTGAAATAATGGCCGGTGGACTTAAATATGATGGCGATGGTTTTACGCTTTATCCGTCTCGGTTTGTTGTGCATTATCAGGATGGGGATTTTACTTATAAAATCCAAGCAGATGATAAAAACGTTGTTGAACAATTGATCAGGACTATAAAGAATGTTGAAAAAACGCAGTTGCCAGAATGGCCGACTATTCAGCGTAAAATAATGCTTTGTAATGGTGATGAATGTAATGATACTTTGATTTTGAACGTTCAGAAAGACGATACTCTTTCTGTAGTTGCTGCTATAGGTGGGGAACACTTTGATTTGGTTCAATATTTTGCAGATAATTCCATAACATTAACTCGGATTATACTAATTGTGGTTTCTACATGTTCTGTATGGGGCGGCATTTTAGTTGGATTGACTGGCTTTATAATGCAACGCAGAAAAAGAAAAAAGCAAAAGGATATTCCTGTCTATTCTGCATCTAGAAATAGTGAAGAGGGGGTGTAAAATGTCGTTTGATCTTGAAAAAGAAACCGCAAAGTATCGTGAGCAAAGAAAAAAGATTTTCACTAAAGAAAATAATGATGAAAATTCCATGACCGAAACAACACCGGTGGAACAGGAATCAAATGCTTACTATCCGTATTCTGATATGTTTATGTGGTCTGCGTTTTTTGGAGGACCGATTGTTTGTTATTTGGCTCATTTATCGGATTTAAAAAATACAAGTAAATCGTTCTTTTGGTATGTTTTTGGTGTCTGTTTTATACCTCGTGGAGCCTTTAAGTTTGTAGATAAACTTATTGAACAATCTATGGCAGGCTTTACAGTAAATGCTTCGTATATAGATTCTAGATTTTATTTGTATTGCCTTGCTGAATTGGCTCTTGTTCTCTTTTATAATCTTTTTGTCGCGTTGATTGCGGCAAGTCGATTTAAACAAGTATGCCCTTACTGTGATATTGATAAATATGATGAGCATGAAAAGAAAGGCGTCATTGCAGGATGTATTCTTTGGCTCCTCATGAATGTAATTATGATCTTTTTTATTAAGTAAAAACATTGCAAAAAAAATGGCGGGCAATGCCCGCCTTTTTCTATGACGTAAAAGTCACTTCACATTTGCAATATTCGAAAGAGCATCCTGCATGTACTTGGCGTAGAGCTTCGAGAGCGCTTCGGCGGCAGAATGCGCGTCGCGCTTGTTCATGCTTTGGCGTTCGTCGTAGCGCTTTTCCCACAGCGGAGCGTCTTCGCCGACCTTACGGAATGTGAGCTGCACAGCGAGGTGAGCGTCTTGCGAGCTGCCTTCGTCAATTTCTTCAATCGCATCGACGTTGCCGAGCAATTCAAAATCCGGCTTGCCCATCGGCTTTAAATCGACGGACTTGAAGAGATTGCTCTTGACCAAGTATTCGCCTGTCACTTGCGTGAGCATCTGTTCCGGGCGCGTTGCCCACAAATCCAAATCGTAGAACATAAAGTCATACGGTGATTCGCGGTAGACAATGTTGCTGCGCTGGTAGGCCGGGTCAATCGTAAATTTCTTGACGAGAACGCGCGCATCGCTTGCTGCACCCGATGTCGAAATGGATTCAGCAGAAATAGTGTAATAGCGGGAAGGTTCCGTCGATCCTCCGAGGCAACCCGTGAGCGTGAATGCCGAAAGGAGGGCGGCGACAGCCAACAAACGATTTGCTTTCATAATCAATTCTCCTTCTTAACGACCGCTTTTGCCTTCGGTGCGGATGAGTGCGGACGGGTTATTCTTAATCTTTTGGGTAAATTCTTCGAGGTTTTCAAGAATCGTATTGAGTTCTTCCACTGCGTTCCCGACCTGGTCTTCGTTCTTGTAAACCATGGCGTCAACACGCTGTGTGAGTTTGTTCATGGATTCTGCCGTCTGCATTAGGTTCTCGTTCAAGCCCTTGGTGTCGATGGCTTCGAGCTTTTCCCTAAGCACGGTGAGGTTTGTGTCGGCCTTGGCGGCGAGTTTTGCCTCTTCGATTTCGGCAAGAATCTTTTGCAAAGAAACGGCAGACTTGCTCATGGTGTTGAGCGGCTTTCTGATGTCGGCGGTCAAGTTACTCAAGTTCTCGGTCGTCTTTTCGAGGTTCTTGAGTGTGCGCGAAATGCTTTCTGCGTTTTCCGGATTCAGCACACGGGCAAGTCCGTCTACAATCGGATTCGCCTTGTTAAAAATGTCGCCCATCTGTCCTGTAATTTGGTCGAACATCGAAGCTGCTGCCGGAACGTAACCGCCTTCTGGAACGTTGGGTTCGCTGAATGTTCCGCCCGAAAGAATAACTTGCTTTTCACCGGTAAGGTTCATGCCTGCGGTGAGCCCTGCTCGAGTCCCTTTCTTGATAGGCGTTCCCTGTGTGACCTTGAATGCAACGACAACTTGATTCAAGTTTTGTTCGTTAATCGTGATGCTTGTGACGCTACCGACGGAGATACCGTTCAACTTCACCTTGGCGTCGACGAAAAGTCCATTTACGTCCGTGTCGAAAATGGTGTAGTAGTTGTCGAACTGCTCGCTCAGGTAACGCTTGAGCACATAGCCTAGGAATATGCAAATCAATACTCCGCAAAAGAGCATGAATGCGCCTAGTTTAATTCTTTCGGATCGGGTGGTTTCCATATATCTTCAACTCAATCAATAAATTCAAAGTTGTAAAAGTCCGTGGCATTGTTTTCTTTGGGACATTGCCTGTTAAAGAAATGCCTGAGAATCGGGTCGTCTGATTCCATGCCTTCTTTGAGCGTCGCATCCTTCAAGACGTATCCGTCCTTGAGGTAAACGAATCGGTCGCAGACGATTTTAATGCTTTCCAGTTCGTGGCTCACAATCACCATCGAAACGCCGAGCGTGTCGCGCAGTTCGAGGAGCAGTTCGTCGAGCGAACGGGCGGTCACCGGGTCGAGGCCTGTGGACGGTTCATCGCAGAACAGGAGTTCTGGCTTGAGAGCTATCGCGCGGGCAAGGGCTGCACGCTTCTTCATACCGCCAGAAATTTCGCCGGGGTACTTGTGGAACGCGTGGAGCAAGTGAACTTTTTCAAGACGGTCGGCGACAATAGCTTCCATCTGGCTCTTGGGCATGTAGGGCATGCTACGCTTGAGCGGGAGCATCGCGTTTTCGGCAACGGTCAAGTCCGCAAGGAGTGCGCCACTCTGGAACAAGACTCCAGTACGCATGCGGGTATCGCTGTCGAGACCATCCTTGGGACCAAATGACTTTCCGAAGTACGTAATCGTGCCTTCGTCCGACTTGATGAACTTCAACACGTTGTTTAAAAGTGTTGACTTACCGCAACCGGAGCTTCCGAGCACCATGCGAATTTCGCCCTTCTTGACGCCGAACGAAATATCCTTGAGGATTGTTTCGTTCCCGTAGCTCGCTTTCAAATGGTCAACTTTTAGAATTTCGTCCATATTGACCTCTAGTAGAAAATGAAGGCGAAAAGGGTGTCAGAAATCACGATGGTACAAATGGCTGCCACAACGCTTGACGTAGTCGCTTTACCGACTGCTTCTGCGCCGCCATGGGCGTTCAAGCCCTTGTTGCAAGCGATGAGCGTTACAATCCAGCCAAACACGAGTGCCTTGATGGTGCTCTTGAGGAAGGTCATCGGGTCGATGCCGTCGCGGAGCCCCATCATGTAATTCGAGAAGGAAATATCGCAGAAGAAATACGCAATGAGGAATCCGGCAAAACTACCGACGATGGATGCGCTAAATGAGAGGATCGGTGTCGTGACACTTAACGCAATGAATCGCGGGACAACAAGGTACTGCACCGGCGGGATAGCCATGGACTTTAACGCCTTGACTTCTTCGCAAACGCTCATGTTTGCAATTTCTGCCGCCATGGCACTGCCGGAACGCCCGGCCAAAATAATCGTTGTAAGGAGCGGGCCGATTTCTGCAAAAATAAGGAACCCAAGCCCTGAAGCGAGGTAAGAACCGCCGCCCACAGCATTCAACATCACTGAACTCTGCAAGGCCATCGTAAGGCAAATCAATCCCACGAACAAGAAGCAAATTCCCATGGCTTCGCTGCCCGACTTGAACATCTGCTTGGTAATCCCGCCAAAGTGGATTTTACCCTTGTCGAACGGACCGATAACCGTCCAATAAATGGACATGAACAGGAGCTTGAGAACTTCGAACGTTTCTCGGATGAGCATGAACCCGATGTTACCCATCATTTCGAGAACATTATTTGTCTCGCGTTGAGGTCTTTCGGGCGGCTCCATCTTGCGGAGGTTCTGCAAGTGTTGCTTGATTTCCGGGGAAAAGTGGGCGAGGACAAGCTTGTTGCCCGTCTTTTCGGAAAGTTCCGCTAAAAGTGCAAAAAAGGCATCGGCGCTGTAGTCCATAGAGGTCAGGCTTGATCCGTCAAGATAAAGCTCCCCTTTGGAGAGTGCACTCCTGCAATTAGAGAGCAGCCTTTTGCTGTTCGCCGCAGTCAGTGCGCTAGGCAAAACTATCGATGTCGTTTCCATTGGGCGACAATTTAGAAAATTTTAAAACATGGCTGTGCTAAATCACCCCGTTTTCTTTCAGGAATGTTGAAATTTCGGCTAAAAACGCAAAAATCGGAGATGAATGGATGTGCTCGTTAAACATTTTCTATTTTTACATTTATGGCAGATTTCCGCAGAAACAACCGCTTTAAGGGCAATGGTAGCTCGTTTAAAGGCCCGCGCTTGAACCGCAATAACGATCGTCGTGATGGTCGTCGCGAACTTGGCCGTCAGCAAGGTGGCGAATGCTTTACGCTCCGCATCGAAAAGATGGTGCAAGGGGGCGAGGGCATGGCTCGCTTGGAAGATGGTCGCGTGTGTTTTGTGGCGGGAGCGCTGCCGGGTGAACTTTGCAAGGTTCGCTTGACGTTCCAGAAAAAGGACTTTACCA
It encodes the following:
- a CDS encoding MlaD family protein translates to METTRSERIKLGAFMLFCGVLICIFLGYVLKRYLSEQFDNYYTIFDTDVNGLFVDAKVKLNGISVGSVTSITINEQNLNQVVVAFKVTQGTPIKKGTRAGLTAGMNLTGEKQVILSGGTFSEPNVPEGGYVPAAASMFDQITGQMGDIFNKANPIVDGLARVLNPENAESISRTLKNLEKTTENLSNLTADIRKPLNTMSKSAVSLQKILAEIEEAKLAAKADTNLTVLREKLEAIDTKGLNENLMQTAESMNKLTQRVDAMVYKNEDQVGNAVEELNTILENLEEFTQKIKNNPSALIRTEGKSGR
- the xseB gene encoding exodeoxyribonuclease VII small subunit; translated protein: MSEQNFEYKNAMARLEEILSKIDNSEMEIDELALEVQEATQLLRKCRQILIATEKNVQDALAELDS
- a CDS encoding ABC transporter ATP-binding protein, encoding MNIEKFDSNVPAIEVNGLTVRFPIRGGVFSKVKDYFTAVDNVSFMLPQGKILSIVGESGCGKSTLVKSLVGLVPVAKGSVNLFGLPVNGGKVGSAKDAVRVSDLVQMIFQDPFSSLNPRQTVTEILTAPVIARGVSFDEACKRARELLERVSLPAGAMDKFPHEFSGGQRQRLCIARSLMVRPKVLLCDEVTSALDVSVQAQILHLLDDLRNELGLSILFISHDMQVVRALSDEVLVMYFGHAVEHGPADEVLTNPQNDYTKKLLASVPTIHRG
- a CDS encoding ABC-type transport auxiliary lipoprotein family protein, which gives rise to MKANRLLAVAALLSAFTLTGCLGGSTEPSRYYTISAESISTSGAASDARVLVKKFTIDPAYQRSNIVYRESPYDFMFYDLDLWATRPEQMLTQVTGEYLVKSNLFKSVDLKPMGKPDFELLGNVDAIEEIDEGSSQDAHLAVQLTFRKVGEDAPLWEKRYDERQSMNKRDAHSAAEALSKLYAKYMQDALSNIANVK
- a CDS encoding ABC transporter permease translates to METTSIVLPSALTAANSKRLLSNCRSALSKGELYLDGSSLTSMDYSADAFFALLAELSEKTGNKLVLAHFSPEIKQHLQNLRKMEPPERPQRETNNVLEMMGNIGFMLIRETFEVLKLLFMSIYWTVIGPFDKGKIHFGGITKQMFKSGSEAMGICFLFVGLICLTMALQSSVMLNAVGGGSYLASGLGFLIFAEIGPLLTTIILAGRSGSAMAAEIANMSVCEEVKALKSMAIPPVQYLVVPRFIALSVTTPILSFSASIVGSFAGFLIAYFFCDISFSNYMMGLRDGIDPMTFLKSTIKALVFGWIVTLIACNKGLNAHGGAEAVGKATTSSVVAAICTIVISDTLFAFIFY
- a CDS encoding ABC transporter ATP-binding protein, with product MDEILKVDHLKASYGNETILKDISFGVKKGEIRMVLGSSGCGKSTLLNNVLKFIKSDEGTITYFGKSFGPKDGLDSDTRMRTGVLFQSGALLADLTVAENAMLPLKRSMPYMPKSQMEAIVADRLEKVHLLHAFHKYPGEISGGMKKRAALARAIALKPELLFCDEPSTGLDPVTARSLDELLLELRDTLGVSMVIVSHELESIKIVCDRFVYLKDGYVLKDATLKEGMESDDPILRHFFNRQCPKENNATDFYNFEFID